The proteins below come from a single Aegilops tauschii subsp. strangulata cultivar AL8/78 chromosome 6, Aet v6.0, whole genome shotgun sequence genomic window:
- the LOC109760682 gene encoding uncharacterized protein: MSVASAPAAALRSSSGRRCGVGTGLNGGNKFLMMQRRDLVTKGVALSVCSSLLTSSNGAAAQALERLPFKADGYSFWTWRGRKIHYVEQGSGQPIVLIHGFGASAFHWRYNIPELAKKYKVYAVDLLGFGWSEKALVQYDATIWMEQVSDFLREVVQSPSVVVGNSLGGFTTLFAATEVPELVRGVVLLNSAGQFADPNAPPKAEEAAAAEEEVSALTRLIVKPLKEAFQRVVLGFLFWQAKQPARVEKVLKSVYKDPSNVDEYLISSITAPTADPNAGEVYYRLMSRFVANQSQYTLDKLLGKLTCPLLLLWGDLDPWVGPSKAARIHEFYANSTVVNLQAGHCPHDEAPEQFNAALLQWLASLEEEAGDQPAEPSLQVV, encoded by the exons ATGTCCGTCGCGTCCGCACCtgccgccgccctccggtcctCGTCCGGCCGCCGCTGCGGCGTCGGAACCGGCCTCAACG GAGGCAACAAGTTTCTGATGATGCAGAGGAGGGACCTCGTCACCAAGGGGGTGGCGCTCTCCGTCTGCTCCTCGCTGCTCACCTCCTCCAACGGCGCCGCTGCTCAAG CATTGGAGAGGCTGCCGTTCAAGGCGGACGGATACAGCTTCTGGACGTGGAGGGGACGCAAGATACACTACGTGGAGCAAGGGTCCGGGCAGCCCATCGtgctcatccacggcttcggcgCGTCGGCGTTCCACTGGAG GTACAACATCCCGGAGCTGGCCAAGAAGTACAAGGTGTACGCCGTGGACCTGCTGGGCTTCGGCTGGAGCGAGAAGGCGCTGGTGCAGTACGACGCCACCATCTGGATGGAGCAGGTCTCCGACTTCCTCAGGGAGGTCGTCCAGTCGCCATCCGTCGTCGTCGGCAACAG CTTAGGTGGCTTCACGACGCTGTTCGCGGCGACGGAGGTGCCGGAGCTGGTCCGGGGCGTCGTGCTGCTCAACTCCGCCGGCCAGTTCGCGGACCCCAACGCGCCGCCCAAGGCtgaagaggcggcggcggcggaggaggaggtgaGCGCGCTGACGAGGCTCATCGTGAAGCCGCTCAAGGAGGCCTTCCAGCGGGTCGTGCTCGGGTTCCTCTTCTGGCAGGCCAAGCAGCCGGCCAGGGTCGAGAAAGTCCTCAAAAGC GTGTACAAAGATCCGAGCAACGTGGACGAGTACCTGATCAGCTCGATCACGGCGCCGACGGCCGACCCGAACGCCGGCGAGGTGTACTACAGGCTCATGTCGCGGTTCGTGGCGAACCAGAGCCAGTACACGCTGGACAAGCTGCTGGGGAAGCTGACGTGCCCGCTGCTGCTGCTGTGGGGGGACCTGGACCCGTGGGTCGGCCCGTCCAAGGCGGCAAGGATCCACGAGTTCTACGCCAACTCCACCGTCGTCAACCTGCAGGCCGGCCACTGCCCGCACGACGAGGCGCCGGAGCAGTTCAACGCGGCGCTGCTCCAGTGGCTCGCGTcgctggaggaggaggccggcgaccAGCCGGCCGAGCCCAGCCTCCAGGTCGTGTGA